From a single Phormidium ambiguum IAM M-71 genomic region:
- a CDS encoding class I SAM-dependent methyltransferase, with product METSLEINTEYSNFPEYDLKGRYKLAFNWIPQGINTLLDAGCAWGYGTRFFRQKSDRVYGLDPTQIFVEVAKHRYSDITFVESELEKTPFESEFFDAIVSCDTLEHVHDEVTCLNEMFRILKPGGVLVITTPHKGLFGFMDPGNSIQWIEYFIKKNLSYIYRLAYRIRKGEYPEKIEYVKPIYEHDTTHRHYSLADLVEMLNKSNFKDNFIIEKTFRSGLFIGVFTMNLDFYLSLFIKNKIKEFIIKPFLFFSEIDFWIPYNFIGYNIGVKIIKIPLKK from the coding sequence ATGGAAACAAGTTTAGAGATAAACACAGAATACAGTAACTTTCCTGAATATGATTTAAAAGGTAGATATAAATTAGCTTTTAATTGGATACCACAAGGAATTAATACTTTATTGGATGCAGGTTGTGCTTGGGGTTATGGAACTCGATTTTTTCGGCAAAAAAGCGATCGCGTCTACGGTTTAGATCCCACTCAAATTTTTGTGGAAGTAGCTAAACATAGGTATTCCGATATTACTTTTGTCGAAAGTGAACTAGAAAAAACTCCTTTCGAGTCAGAATTTTTTGATGCTATTGTCAGCTGCGATACTCTAGAGCACGTCCACGATGAGGTTACTTGTTTAAATGAAATGTTTCGGATTCTCAAACCAGGAGGTGTACTAGTAATAACTACTCCCCATAAAGGGTTATTTGGCTTTATGGATCCAGGAAATTCAATTCAGTGGATAGAGTATTTTATTAAGAAGAATTTGTCTTATATTTATCGTTTAGCTTATCGGATCAGAAAAGGAGAATATCCCGAAAAAATTGAATATGTTAAGCCAATTTACGAGCACGATACTACACACAGACATTACAGTTTGGCAGACCTTGTAGAAATGTTAAATAAGTCAAATTTTAAAGATAATTTCATTATTGAAAAAACTTTTAGGTCTGGTTTATTTATCGGTGTTTTCACTATGAATTTAGATTTCTATTTAAGCTTGTTTATCAAAAACAAAATTAAGGAATTTATAATTAAGCCATTTTTATTTTTTTCTGAAATAGATTTTTGGATTCCTTATAATTTTATCGGATATAATATTGGAGTGAAAATCATTAAAATTCCCCTAAAAAAATAA